A portion of the Acidisarcina polymorpha genome contains these proteins:
- a CDS encoding FAD-dependent monooxygenase: MRTLVGVEIGRIWGLGQEAAAKPGSPCSLADLPQNLLEPVLLQAALRFGANVRFSTELTSFEQDDQQVIAKIVDRLSGDTYTIAASYMVGADGGNSRVAKLLNLPLEGAGELAGVSTFSSIAI; the protein is encoded by the coding sequence ATGCGGACTCTCGTCGGGGTTGAAATAGGACGTATCTGGGGTCTTGGCCAAGAGGCTGCTGCCAAGCCGGGCAGCCCGTGCTCGCTTGCTGACCTACCTCAGAACCTGCTTGAGCCTGTCTTACTTCAAGCAGCATTGCGCTTTGGAGCAAATGTACGTTTCAGCACTGAGCTGACATCCTTTGAACAGGACGATCAGCAGGTTATAGCGAAGATCGTGGACCGGCTTTCCGGAGACACGTACACCATCGCTGCGAGCTACATGGTCGGTGCAGATGGTGGGAATAGCCGAGTGGCTAAGCTGTTGAATCTCCCCCTTGAGGGCGCGGGTGAACTGGCGGGAGTCTCAACATTCTCTTCGATTGCGATCTGA
- a CDS encoding FAD-dependent monooxygenase: MIKTDVLVVGCGPAGLTAAIALAKQGIRVLAITKHPQLAPTPRAHVTNQRTFEIFRDLGIEDEARKLQPDTTVCRRQYLCGLSSGLK; the protein is encoded by the coding sequence TTGATCAAAACAGATGTGCTTGTGGTTGGGTGCGGGCCTGCTGGACTAACGGCTGCAATTGCATTAGCTAAACAAGGGATTCGGGTTCTTGCAATTACCAAGCATCCACAACTCGCACCGACTCCTCGGGCGCATGTAACGAATCAAAGGACTTTTGAGATTTTTCGTGATCTCGGCATAGAAGATGAGGCGCGAAAATTGCAACCGGATACGACCGTATGCCGCAGGCAATATTTATGCGGACTCTCGTCGGGGTTGAAATAG